From a single Desulfuromonadaceae bacterium genomic region:
- a CDS encoding DUF2442 domain-containing protein, whose protein sequence is MVRIQEAVYVGNYCIRLRFDTGEEGVADLAEVIGKYKEARSLLDQAEFARFYLDEWPTLVWPCGFDLSPEMLYERVTGKRPAWLADTVHEDENRYESGETK, encoded by the coding sequence ATGGTAAGGATTCAGGAGGCGGTGTATGTCGGAAACTATTGTATCCGTCTACGTTTTGATACTGGCGAGGAGGGAGTGGCCGACCTGGCCGAGGTGATTGGAAAATACAAAGAAGCTCGGTCTCTCCTTGATCAAGCTGAATTTGCGCGATTTTATCTTGACGAATGGCCGACCCTCGTATGGCCGTGCGGGTTCGATCTTTCGCCGGAAATGCTTTATGAGAGGGTGACCGGGAAGCGACCGGCATGGCTGGCAGACACTGTGCATGAGGACGAAAACCGGTATGAATCGGGTGAGACAAAATAG
- a CDS encoding nucleotidyltransferase substrate binding protein, whose amino-acid sequence MDQDIRWQQRYQQFTKSYNLLLTALAIENPNDVERAGLIQFFEMTLELGWKLLKDYQEAEGYTITSPRHAIKQAFQSGLIEQGHDWLQALADRNLTTHTYNENTARQVEKDIREKYSPFLRELNAIFLVKSQATT is encoded by the coding sequence ATGGATCAGGACATCCGCTGGCAGCAACGCTATCAACAGTTCACAAAAAGCTACAATCTCCTGCTGACAGCTCTGGCTATCGAAAATCCAAACGACGTTGAGCGTGCCGGCCTTATACAGTTTTTTGAAATGACTCTTGAACTCGGCTGGAAACTGCTCAAGGACTATCAGGAAGCAGAGGGGTACACCATCACCAGTCCGCGTCACGCAATCAAGCAGGCTTTTCAAAGTGGACTCATAGAACAGGGGCATGACTGGCTCCAGGCATTAGCGGACCGCAATTTGACCACACATACCTACAATGAAAATACGGCTCGGCAGGTCGAAAAGGATATTCGTGAGAAGTACAGTCCTTTTTTGCGGGAGCTCAACGCGATATTCCTTGTGAAATCGCAGGCGACGACATGA
- a CDS encoding nucleotidyltransferase domain-containing protein, producing the protein MITDQDKKTIQEVARKYNASQVILFGSSLSDATESNDIDIAVDGIADKDYFSFYGELICTLSKPVDVIDLSVSSKFNDLVLREGISICD; encoded by the coding sequence ATGATCACTGATCAGGACAAAAAAACTATTCAAGAAGTTGCTCGTAAATACAATGCATCTCAGGTCATTCTGTTTGGATCGTCACTTTCCGATGCGACCGAAAGCAATGATATTGATATCGCTGTAGATGGCATTGCCGATAAAGACTACTTTTCCTTCTACGGCGAATTGATTTGCACACTTTCAAAACCTGTTGATGTTATTGATCTTTCAGTCAGCTCAAAATTTAACGATCTGGTGCTACGTGAAGGAATATCCATTTGTGACTGA
- a CDS encoding nucleotidyltransferase domain-containing protein, whose amino-acid sequence MNEDIDAHVRQVLTGFPHISFALLFGSLATGRQHAGSDLDLAVAADKALSTDQRMALINALAARCGRPVDLVDLKTVTEPLLGQVLRYGRRILGSDAMYGRLISHHLFEQADFMPYRNRVLAERRQRWIGK is encoded by the coding sequence ATGAACGAGGACATTGATGCGCACGTCAGGCAGGTGTTGACAGGCTTTCCTCATATCTCGTTTGCTTTGTTGTTTGGTTCCCTGGCCACGGGGCGTCAGCACGCCGGGAGTGATCTTGATCTGGCCGTTGCTGCGGACAAGGCGTTGTCGACTGATCAACGCATGGCGCTCATCAATGCCCTCGCGGCGCGCTGTGGCCGTCCGGTTGATCTGGTCGACCTGAAGACGGTGACCGAGCCCTTGCTGGGGCAGGTTTTGCGTTATGGCCGGAGGATTCTGGGGAGTGATGCCATGTACGGCAGATTGATCAGTCATCATCTTTTTGAACAGGCTGATTTTATGCCTTATCGAAACCGGGTGCTTGCGGAAAGACGACAACGATGGATCGGGAAGTAA
- a CDS encoding ATP-binding cassette domain-containing protein produces MSDTLITVQNVSKKFCRSLKKSLWYGMQDLGREITGRRHGGEGELRSEEFWAVKDVSFELKRGECLGLIGPNGAGKSTLLKMLNGLIKPDAGRIEMRGRVGALIELGAGFNPVLTGRENVYVNGSVLGFSKDEIDRKLDEIIAFA; encoded by the coding sequence ATGTCTGATACCCTGATCACAGTTCAGAACGTCTCAAAAAAATTCTGCCGTTCCCTCAAAAAATCTCTCTGGTATGGAATGCAGGATTTGGGGAGGGAAATTACCGGACGGCGGCATGGCGGTGAGGGGGAGTTGCGGTCGGAGGAGTTCTGGGCGGTCAAGGATGTGTCGTTTGAGTTGAAGCGGGGGGAATGTCTGGGGTTGATCGGCCCGAATGGGGCGGGGAAAAGTACCCTTTTAAAAATGCTCAACGGGCTGATCAAACCAGATGCCGGGCGGATCGAAATGCGTGGCAGGGTGGGGGCTTTGATCGAACTGGGGGCGGGATTTAACCCGGTTTTGACCGGACGCGAGAATGTTTATGTTAATGGGTCGGTGCTGGGTTTTTCTAAAGATGAAATCGATCGTAAGCTTGATGAAATTATAGCTTTTGC
- a CDS encoding nucleotidyltransferase domain-containing protein, with amino-acid sequence MTTFDCGLTAEDMAVIVAAIKSFPDVRKVILFGSRAKGSYKPGSDIDLAIEAGHSGHSTATGLAAKLNEESSLPYMFDVVDLSGIAEESLLEHIQRVGKVIYQRQTA; translated from the coding sequence ATGACGACTTTTGACTGTGGCCTGACAGCGGAGGACATGGCCGTCATCGTTGCCGCCATCAAGTCTTTCCCGGATGTCAGGAAGGTCATCCTGTTCGGCTCCCGCGCCAAGGGCAGCTACAAGCCAGGCTCAGACATCGACCTGGCCATCGAAGCCGGTCACAGCGGGCACAGCACCGCCACCGGTCTGGCCGCCAAGCTCAACGAAGAATCCTCCTTGCCCTACATGTTCGATGTTGTTGATTTATCCGGTATTGCTGAAGAGTCACTTCTTGAGCATATCCAGCGAGTCGGAAAGGTGATTTATCAGCGGCAAACAGCTTGA
- a CDS encoding ABC transporter permease — protein MSKPQITVYTPDSSLAKPSLMLREMWRDLLASRELAWRLAVRDISAQYRQAFLGILWAFILPLANTLAWIFLNSSGVVKIADTSLPYPVYVFTGTMLWAIFMDALNAPLQQAVAAKSMLAKLNFPREALIVSGIYQTLFNAAIKIALLLVALIVMGINPGWNLLLFPLGVVSLILVGTALGLFITPVGLLYSDVGKALPLLMQFLMYATPVVFAMPKEGFAATLFTFNPLTPLILTSRDWLTGFCPEYLGYFFLVNFAAVVLLLVVWVVYRLAMPILIERMSA, from the coding sequence ATGAGTAAACCTCAAATCACCGTCTACACGCCCGATTCCTCCCTGGCCAAACCTTCGCTGATGTTGCGCGAGATGTGGCGTGACCTGCTGGCCTCACGTGAGCTGGCCTGGCGGCTGGCGGTGCGTGACATCAGTGCCCAGTATCGCCAGGCATTTCTTGGCATCCTGTGGGCGTTTATTCTGCCGTTGGCCAACACCCTGGCCTGGATCTTCCTCAACAGCTCAGGGGTGGTGAAAATTGCCGACACCTCTTTGCCCTATCCGGTCTATGTTTTTACCGGCACCATGCTCTGGGCGATCTTCATGGATGCCCTCAATGCGCCGCTGCAACAGGCCGTTGCCGCCAAGTCGATGCTGGCCAAACTCAACTTCCCGCGCGAAGCGTTGATTGTTTCGGGAATCTATCAGACCCTGTTCAACGCCGCGATCAAAATCGCGCTGCTGCTCGTCGCGCTGATTGTCATGGGCATCAATCCCGGCTGGAACCTGCTGCTTTTCCCGCTGGGTGTCGTGTCGCTCATCCTTGTCGGCACCGCCCTGGGGCTGTTCATTACGCCGGTAGGGTTGTTGTACAGCGACGTCGGCAAGGCGTTGCCGCTACTGATGCAATTTTTGATGTATGCCACGCCGGTGGTTTTTGCCATGCCTAAAGAAGGTTTTGCTGCCACCCTGTTTACCTTTAACCCGCTCACCCCGCTGATCCTGACCTCGCGTGACTGGTTGACCGGATTTTGCCCCGAGTATCTCGGCTACTTTTTTCTGGTAAATTTTGCCGCAGTTGTTCTTCTGCTGGTGGTCTGGGTGGTGTACCGGCTGGCCATGCCGATTCTGATCGAGCGGATGAGTGCGTAA
- a CDS encoding DUF86 domain-containing protein, with product MDREVIEQKLESLRRCVQRIESKSPSSAAELGADLDLQDIIALNLSRAVQLCVDIGAHLIAGLEDVPPPGTMGETFDLLAQKAVLNNELAENLKKAVGFRNVAVHNYERINWDIVYSITKFHLQDFSEFASVVTTRLNA from the coding sequence ATGGATCGGGAAGTAATCGAACAAAAGCTGGAATCGTTGCGCCGCTGTGTGCAGCGTATTGAATCGAAGTCACCGTCTTCTGCGGCGGAACTTGGCGCCGACCTTGATTTGCAGGATATTATCGCCCTCAACCTGAGCCGGGCGGTACAGCTTTGTGTCGATATCGGTGCGCACCTGATCGCCGGATTGGAGGACGTGCCCCCGCCCGGAACCATGGGTGAAACATTCGATCTGCTGGCCCAGAAAGCCGTACTAAACAATGAGTTGGCTGAAAATCTAAAAAAAGCTGTTGGTTTCCGTAATGTTGCGGTTCACAATTATGAGCGTATCAATTGGGACATTGTTTACAGTATTACAAAATTTCACCTTCAGGATTTTTCTGAATTTGCCAGCGTGGTCACAACAAGACTGAATGCGTAA
- a CDS encoding nucleotidyltransferase domain-containing protein codes for MNKEDIKERIVRALLPLEPEKVILFGSYAQNTQTDDSDVDLYIVSKEDFVPASYAQNIQHYKKYSRPLKELKQKVAVDLLIHTRAMNRIFESSGSSFSREILRSGERLL; via the coding sequence GTGAACAAAGAAGACATCAAAGAGCGAATCGTAAGAGCCTTGCTGCCACTAGAACCTGAAAAGGTCATCTTGTTCGGGTCTTATGCGCAAAACACGCAAACCGATGACAGCGATGTCGATCTGTACATTGTCAGCAAAGAGGATTTCGTCCCGGCCAGTTACGCCCAAAACATCCAGCATTACAAAAAGTATTCGCGCCCTCTGAAAGAACTGAAGCAGAAAGTTGCCGTCGATTTGCTGATACATACCCGGGCGATGAACAGAATCTTCGAAAGCAGCGGCAGCTCTTTTTCTCGTGAGATTCTGCGTTCTGGCGAGCGGTTGCTATGA
- a CDS encoding DUF4160 domain-containing protein, giving the protein MPEICRFLGIVISMYFDEHNPPHFHARYNDYRAVVGIRDLNVLDGYLPGRVRGLVEEWAEIHQSELLGMWESKDFHKLEPLI; this is encoded by the coding sequence ATGCCTGAAATTTGCCGATTTCTCGGGATCGTTATCAGCATGTATTTTGATGAGCACAATCCACCTCATTTCCACGCGCGATATAATGATTATCGTGCAGTGGTCGGAATTCGGGATCTGAACGTGCTTGACGGCTACCTGCCGGGAAGGGTCCGTGGGTTGGTCGAGGAGTGGGCCGAAATTCATCAGAGTGAACTTCTGGGAATGTGGGAATCGAAAGATTTCCATAAACTCGAACCACTGATCTAA